A single Cyprinus carpio isolate SPL01 chromosome A20, ASM1834038v1, whole genome shotgun sequence DNA region contains:
- the LOC109103315 gene encoding prostaglandin E2 receptor EP2 subtype-like has translation MASDPENDTYQWQSTVSRGSPTTSAIMFSAGVLGNVVALILLEIRRRKHPASLFQVLVTSLVFTDLLGTFSVSPLVLTAYLRNESLIGMSESGLVCQYFGYAMIFFSMVTLAILLSMAVERWLSIGHPYCYEKRMSKRCGYITIALIYLFCALFSATPFFGFGEYVQHFPGTWCFIDMHPSKREQKVFNIIYASCLLIMIVCTVLCNASVIYHLSLMYRRRKAHRSSVRRQRGHKRRHRSIAKEVEHLVLLGFMTIAFVICSLPLVIQVYISICYGPYKHNLIALLLVSANPIIDPWVFIILSPPVPRLLWDKMCKTAKFKPTQEKVRSIHPVLYQSNLPGDSGGSVMKVYTGIPGTPGS, from the exons atGGCTTCAGACCCTGAAAATGACACTTACCAATGGCAGTCCACCGTCTCTAGAGGATCTCCTACAACATCTGCGATTATGTTTTCCGCCGGTGTCCTTGGGAACGTGGTCGCCCTAATTCTCTTGGAAATACGGCGGAGGAAACATCCCGCATCTTTGTTCCAAGTCCTCGTCACATCTTTGGTCTTTACAGACTTGCTGGGAACTTTCTCCGTCAGTCCACTGGTTTTAACTGCGTACTTGAGGAATGAATCTTTGATCGGAATGAGTGAAAGCGGACTAGTTTGCCAATACTTTGGATACGCCATGATTTTTTTCAGTATGGTCACTCTAGCCATTCTTCTCTCCATGGCAGTGGAGCGCTGGCTTTCCATAGGACATCCTTACTGTTACGAGAAACGCATGAGTAAACGCTGCGGGTACATCACCATCGCTCTCATCTACCTGTTTTGCGCTCTTTTCAGTGCCACACCTTTCTTCGGGTTTGGGGAATATGTTCAGCACTTTCCCGGTACGTGGTGCTTCATTGACATGCACCCGTCTAAGAGAGAGCAAAAAGTGTTCAATATCATCTACGCGTCTTGTTTGCTCATCATGATTGTGTGTACGGTTTTGTGCAATGCGTCCGTCATCTATCATCTTTCTCTCATGTACCGAAGACGCAAGGCGCACCGGAGCTCTGTGCGACGGCAGCGAGGACACAAGAGGAGGCATCGATCCATCGCGAAGGAGGTTGAACATCTTGTGCTGCTCGGTTTCATGACAATAGCATTCGTCATCTGTTCTCTTCCTCTTGTG ATTCAAGTGTACATCAGCATTTGCTATGGCCCTTATAAACATAATCTCATAGCCCTTCTTTTAGTATCGGCCAACCCCATCATAGACCCCTGGGTCTTCATCATCCTCAGCCCCCCAGTGCCTCGTCTGCTCTGGGACAAGATGTGCAAGACTGCAAAGTTCAAACCCACCCAGGAGAAGGTCCGTAGCATTCATCCAGTCCTGTATCAGTCAAACCTACCTGGCGATTCGGGAGGCAGTGTGATGAAAGTTTACACAGGAATTCCTGGAACTCCCGGCTCCTGA